Below is a window of Streptomyces sp. NBC_00223 DNA.
CGCCCGACCAGATGGTCAACTACGTGCTCTTCGGCGACGGCGCAGGCGCCATGGTGCTCAGCACCGAGCCGGGACCGGGCTCCGCCGTCGTCCGCCATGTGCTGACCCGGCTCACCGGACAGGGCAGGACCCCCGGCCAGACCGTCGACTGGTTCGGGCCCGCCGACCGCACCTCGTCGCGGCCGCCGCTGATCGAGGACTACAAGGCGATCGAGGAGTCCGTGCCCGCCCTGAGCGTGGAGATCCTCGCCGAACTCCGCGCCGAACTGGGCTGGGAGAACTCCGACATCGACTTCCTGCTGCCGCCGCAGCTGTCCGGCCGGATGACCGAGCGGATCGTCAAACTCCTCGACGTCGACAGCGCCCGCCAGATCAGCTGTGTGCAGGCCACCGGCAACAACGGCAACGCCACGCCCTTCTTCCAGGTCGAGCGCGCGCTGGCCGAGATGACCGCGGGCCAGCGGGCGCTGTGCATCTGCGTCGAGTCCAGCAAGTGGATCAAAGCCGGTTTCGCCGTGGAGAGGGTCTGACGGCCATGCCACCCACCCCGTCCGCCGGCGTTCCCGCCGAGGACAGCCCGTCCGCCGCCTTGTCGGCCCTCCACCGCGACGGCCGACTCGCCGCCGGCTACCCCAAGGTCCAGGGCCTGCTCACCGGCCTCACCGGTCCCGAACTCGCCCGCGCCGGACAGCTGTTGAGCCGTCTCGACCCCGACGCCGTACTGGCCGAGCACCCCGGTGTGCCGACGGTGAGCGCGGCGATCACCGGCCACGGCACCCTCGGCACCCTGCTGCCCGCGCTCACCGCCGAGTGCGCCCGCCACGGACTGCTGCTGCGCGCCCGGGTCTCCGCCTTCGACTCCTACGTCTTCGACCTGTCAGACCCCGGCAGCGACCTCTACGCCGCCGACCCCGATCTCGTGCTGTGCGTCCTGGACCACACCGTCGTCTTCGACGAGATCCCCGCCGTCTGGACGCCCGACGACGTACGCAAGACCGTCGAGGCGAAACTGCGGCTGCTCGGCGGGCTGGCCGAACGCTTCTCCGGCACCGCCCGCGGCACCCTCGTCCTCAACACCGTGCCGCTGCCCCGCCCGTACACCGCGCAGCTCGTCGACTACCGCTCGCGCGCCGAACTCGGCGTGATCTGGCGGGAGTTCAACGCCGGACTGCTGCGGCTGAGCGCGGACCACCCGGCGCTGGTCGTCCTCGACCTGGACCCGCTGGTGGCCGACGGGCTGCCCGTCACCGAACCCCGGATGAGCGTCTACGCCAAGGCGCATCTGTCCGTCGAACTGCTCGCCGGATACGCCCGCGAGGCCGGACACCTGGCCCGCAACCTCACCGGCCGTACCAAGAAGGTGCTCGTCCTGGACATGGACGAGACCCTGTGGGGCGGCATCCTCGGCGACGACGGCCCGGACGGCATCGAGGTCTCCGGCAGCCACCGGGGCGAGGCGTTCGGCGCCTTCCAGCGGGTGGTGCGGCAACTCGGCTCGCAGGGCGTACTGGTGGCCGCCGTCACCAAGAACGACGCCGAACTCGTCCGCCAAGTCCTCACCGAAAAGCCGGATATGACGCTGCGCGAAAGCGACTTCGTGCGCGTCAACGCCAACTGGCGTCCCAAGCACGACAATCTCACCGAACTGGCGGGCGTGCTCAACCTCGGCACCGACAGCTTTGTCTTCGCCGACGACAGCGCCTACGAATGCGGCCTGGTCGCCCGGGAGTTGCCCGGCGTCACCGTGCTGAAGCTGGACGCGGAACCGGCGCTGCACATCGACAAGCTGCTGCGCGACGGCTGGTTCGACACCCGCCAGCTGTCCGCCGAGGACCGCGCCCGCACCGGGCTCTACCGGGTCGAGGCCGCCCGCAGCGACTTCCTTCAGAGCTTCTCCTCGATCGACGACTACCTCGCCGAACTCGGCGTCACCGTGACGCTCGCGGCCGCCGCGGACAGCGAGCTGGCCCGGGTCTCCCAGATCACCCTGCGCACCAACCAGTTCAACCTCACCACCCAGCGGCTCCAGCCGCCGCAGGTGGCGGCGCTGGCCGCCGACCCGGACGCACAGGTGCTGGTGATCGCCTCCGCCGACCGCTTCGGCGACAACGGGACCGTCGGCGCCGTCCTCACCCACCGCGACAGCGACGGGCTGCACATCGACAACTTCCTGCTCAGCTGCCGGGTCTTCTCCCGCGGTATCGAGCAGGCGTGCCTGTCCGCGCTGCTCACCCACGCCAGGGAGACCGGCGCGCCCGCCGTCCACGGCACCTACCGGGCCACCGCCAAGAACGGCAACGTTCGCGACTTCTACCCCCGTTCGGGCTTCGCCCTGGTCTCCGAGGACGACGGCACCGCCCACTACCGCCACGACCTCACCGACATCGTCCCGGTCCCCGCCCACCTCCGGCTGACACGGGAGTTCGGCACGGAAGCCGGCGACACCACCGCCGACCTCACAGGCACAGGAGAACGTTCATGAACAGCATCGACGAGTTCGCCACCCTCGTCAGGGACGAACTCGGCCTGGCCGTCACGGCCGAGGAACTCGGCACGAGCTTCGACGACCTGCCCGGCTGGGACTCCCTGCATCTGCTGTGGCTGCTCACCGTCCTGGAACGCACCACCGGCCGCCGCGTCCCGCTGTCCGACGTCCTCGAAGCCGCCAGCCTCCAGGGCGTGTACGAACTGGCGGTCGCCGTATGACCGAGGGCGTCCCCATCGCGGCCCAGCGCCGCCACACCCTGTACTTCCTGGAGTCCATACGGGACTTCGCGCCGGTCTTCCTCGACACCGAGGTCGACATGGGCCGCGTCCTGGCCCACCGCGCCGCCGCCCGCGCCCGCGGCACCCGCTACTCGCTGGTGAGTTACGTACTGCTGGCCGGCGGCCGCACCCTGGCCCTGCACCCCGAGGCGAACGCGGCCATCCGCGGCCGGCTGCGGCCCAAAGTGGCCCGGTACGACACCGTCAACGGCAAGTTCACCCTGGACAAGCGGGTCGGCGGCCACCGCGTGGTGCTGTCCACCGTCGTACGCGGCATCGACACCGCGAGCCTGGACGCCGTCCAGGAGCGTGTCGACCACTTCCGCGACGGCGACCCCGACACCATGCCGGAGTTCGCCCCCGTCCGTGAACTGCACCGGCTGTCCTGGGCCCGCGGCCGCCGCCTCGCCGCCCGCGCCACCGGCTCGCTCACCACCCACCCGCTGCTCTACGGCACCCTGGCCGTCACCTCGCTCGGCCACCGCGACGTCGACAGCTTCCACTCGGTCGGCGGCACCACCGTCACCCTGGGCGTCGGCCGCATCCTGGACCGCCCGGTGGTACGGGACGGCGCCGTGACGGTCGCGCCCGTGATGCGGCTCAGCCTCGCCTTCGACCACCGCGTCATCGACGGAGCCGAGGCCGCCGACGTACTCACCGACGTCAAGCGCCACTTGGAGACCTTCGACCCCGAAGCCCGGCCCGCCGCCACCGGCACGGCCGCGGCCCGCCCGACCGTACGAGGTGCGCGATGACCGACGTCGGCGAACTCAAGCAGTTCGGCCTGGTGCACACCAAGACCCAGGGCATACCGCCCGACGAGTTCGAGCGGATCAGCGCGCTCATCACCAACGACGAGGACGGCGCCGACGGCTCCTGGGCGGCCGAGTGGAACCGCGCGGCCGGCGCGATCGACCTCCAGGGTCACCCCGAACTGGCCTATCGCTACTACGCGATGGCCCGCTTCCCCTACATCGACGGACCCACCCGCCGCTACGCCCTCCACCAGTGCGTCGCCGACTTCGGCGCGGCCCACGCGGGCCAGGGCTTCGAACGGCTCGACCTGGAGATCGGCGGCGGCCGCGTCGGCTGCTGGGCGGTCGGGCTGTCCGCGACCGAGCCCAAACCGCTGCTCGTGGTGACCGGCGGCATCGTCGCCGCGAAGGAGCAGTACGCGCCGATGATGGCCCTCGCCACCAGCCTCGGCATGGCCGGCCTGGTCACCGAGATGCCCGGCGTCGGCGAGAACACCCTGAGCTACGACGCCAAGAGCTGGGAGCTCTTCCCCGCACTCCTCGACGCGGTCGGCGACCGCGCCGACGTGGAGCACACCTACGCCATGGCGCTCAGCTTCAGCGGCCACCTCGCACTGCGCGCCGCGACCCACGACCGGCGGATCAAGGGCATCGTGGCCGCCGCCGCGCCCGTCAGCGACTTCTACACCGACGACGACTGGCACCGGCGGCTGCCCCGGATCACCGCCGACACCCTCGCCCACCTCACCGACACCGAACTGCCCGAACTCGCCGACCACATGCGGGACTGGGCCCTCACCCCGGCCGAACTCGCCTCGCTCACCATCCCCGTGTACTGCATGGGCAGCGACGGCGACGAGATCATCCCACCGGGCGAAATCGGCCATCTCCGCCGCCACGTAAGGGACTTGCACGTACTCAGCTACCGGGACGCGCACGCGGCGCCCCGGCACGTCACCGAGACCCAGACATGGCTGCTGCACTCGGTGCTCACCATGCGCGGCGGCAGCCCCCGGGAGCGGCTGCGGCTCGGGGCGAAGCTGCGGTATCTGCGCTGGCGCAGGCTGATCGGCCAGTGGCGGGGGAAGTAGTCAGGCGGCCAGCGCCGCCAGCAGACGGGTGAGCGAGCCGCCCAGACCCCAGCGGGCGGCCAACTCCTCAAGCGCCTCCGGATTCGCGGGCTCGGCCGGCAGCCTGGCGTCGAACCCGTCCGGCAGCGGCACGTCCGAGGCGACCCGGACCACCTTCGGGGCCACATCCAGATACGCGGCGGCCTCGGCGATGTTGCGGCGGCGGGCCGGGGTCAGCTTCGAGAACGGATCGGCCGCGGCCGCCCGTACCCCGGCCAGATCCCCGTACAGCGTCACCAGGTCCGCGGCGGACTTGTCGCCGATGCCCTTGACCCCCGGCAGCCCGTCGCTGGGGTCACCGCGCAGCGCGGCGAAGTCGGCGTACTGCGCGGCGCGCACGCCGTACCGCACGAGAATCGTCTCCTCGTCGATCGTGTCGCAGTCGCCCACACCCTTGCGCGGGTACAGCACGCGCACACCGCGCGCGTCGTCCACCAACTGGAACAGATCGCGGTCGCCGGTCACGATCGTCACGGGCGTACGGGACGCGCCGGCCAGCGTGCCGATCACGTCGTCGGCCTCGTACCCCGGAACGCCCAGCCGGGCGATACCGACGGCATCCAACACGGCCTCGATCACGGGCACTTGCGGCGACAGCGTGTCGGGCACGGCCTCGGTGCTCAACGCCTCCGACGCGGGCTCCTCGGCCACCCGGTGCGCCTTGTACGACGGAATCAGATCCACCCGCCACTGCGGCCGCCAGTCCGCGTCCATACAGGCGACGAGCGACGCGGGGGAGTGATCGCCGACCAGCCGCGTAATGAAGTCGAGCAGCCCACGAACGGCGTTGACAGGAGTCCCGTCAGGCGCCTTCACAGACTCGGGCACCCCGAAATACGCACGAAAATAAAGGCTGGCAGTGTCGAGCAACATAAGATCGTCCACACCCCCAGCATGCCACGCACCCCCCACCCCACTCGGTGCTGACGATCCGACGAACGGCCACCAAATCGGACCCGGTTTTTCCTCACCCACCCGCGACCGTTGGCCGCCAACCGGGCCGGAGGGGACGGGGAGGAGGTGTCCCCGCAGAACTGCGCAAACCAAGGGTCACGCAACCTGGGAGAACGTCACTTGCGCAGTTCGAGGAGTCACCTCCGGACTGGCCCCGGAACCGCCCACAGGTTGCACCCGCAGACGGAAACGCACCCGCACGGGCGGGCGGGCGGGAAAAACAAGCCCCCCCACGGCAAGTGGGCGCCCCCCGCGCAGGGCCCCCGTACCGTACCCACATGCCCCGCATCCTCTCCCTCGTCCCCTCCCTGACGGAGTCCCTCGCCGAGACCGCCCCCCACCTCCTCGTCGCCGCCACCGACTGGTGCACCCACCCCGCCGGCCTCGACGTCCCCCGCATCGGCGGCACCAAGAACCCCGACGTCGAGAAGATCCTCGCCCTCGCCCCCGACCTGATCGTGGCGAACGAGGAGGAGAACCGCGCCCAGGACCTCGACGCCCTGCGTGCCGCCGGACGCGAAGTCCTCCTCACGGAGATCCGTTCCGTGCCGGACGCCTTCCGTGAGCTGGAGCGGATGCTCGTCGACGGCTGCGGGCTGACCCGCCCCGCGTGGCTGGACGCCGCCGAGGCCGCCTGGCAGGACGTACGCCCGTACGAGCCCCGGCTGCGGGCCGTCGTCCCCATCTGGCGCCGGCCGTGGATGGCCCTGGGACGCGACACGTTCGCCGGGGACCTGCTGGCCCGGCTCGGCGTCGACCATGTGTACGCGGGCGACGCCGAGCGCTACCCCCGGTTCGACCCCGCCGCGCTGCCGCCCGCCGACCTCGTGGTCCTGCCCGACGAGCCGTACCGCTTCACCGCCGAGGACGGCCCCGAGGCGTTCCCCGGACTGCCCGCCGCCCTGGTCAGCGGGCGGCACCTCACCTGGTACGGCCCCTCGCTCGCCGAGGCCCCCGAGGTCATCGGGCGGGCGCTGCGAGCAGCCGTCCGCTGAGCAGGCCGCGTACGGTCCCCGTACCCGCGGTCAGCCAGGCCGCGGCCAGCATCACGTACAGACCCACCGCGAGCCAGGTCAGGGCGTGCAGCCCGGTGTGGCGGGACAGGCTCGCCGCGCCCGTGACGCACGTGCCCACCGGGAAGGTGAACGCCCACCAGGTCATCGAGAAGCGCAGACCCTCCCGGGCGGCGCGGACCACGAGCGCGGCCGCGATCGCCAGCCACAGCAGGGCGAATCCGGTCACCGGCACCCCGTAGAGCACGGCGAAACCGCGCAGCGCCGGTACGTACGCCCCGGGCATCGCCGAGGGCGCCGCGTCGGCCAGGTTGCCGACCGCGGTGGTGGACTGGCCCAGCGGGCCGAGCACCAGGAAGAGGGTGGGGGTCAGGG
It encodes the following:
- a CDS encoding 2-oxo acid dehydrogenase subunit E2; its protein translation is MTEGVPIAAQRRHTLYFLESIRDFAPVFLDTEVDMGRVLAHRAAARARGTRYSLVSYVLLAGGRTLALHPEANAAIRGRLRPKVARYDTVNGKFTLDKRVGGHRVVLSTVVRGIDTASLDAVQERVDHFRDGDPDTMPEFAPVRELHRLSWARGRRLAARATGSLTTHPLLYGTLAVTSLGHRDVDSFHSVGGTTVTLGVGRILDRPVVRDGAVTVAPVMRLSLAFDHRVIDGAEAADVLTDVKRHLETFDPEARPAATGTAAARPTVRGAR
- a CDS encoding alpha/beta hydrolase, with product MTDVGELKQFGLVHTKTQGIPPDEFERISALITNDEDGADGSWAAEWNRAAGAIDLQGHPELAYRYYAMARFPYIDGPTRRYALHQCVADFGAAHAGQGFERLDLEIGGGRVGCWAVGLSATEPKPLLVVTGGIVAAKEQYAPMMALATSLGMAGLVTEMPGVGENTLSYDAKSWELFPALLDAVGDRADVEHTYAMALSFSGHLALRAATHDRRIKGIVAAAAPVSDFYTDDDWHRRLPRITADTLAHLTDTELPELADHMRDWALTPAELASLTIPVYCMGSDGDEIIPPGEIGHLRRHVRDLHVLSYRDAHAAPRHVTETQTWLLHSVLTMRGGSPRERLRLGAKLRYLRWRRLIGQWRGK
- a CDS encoding HAD-IIIC family phosphatase, with the protein product MPPTPSAGVPAEDSPSAALSALHRDGRLAAGYPKVQGLLTGLTGPELARAGQLLSRLDPDAVLAEHPGVPTVSAAITGHGTLGTLLPALTAECARHGLLLRARVSAFDSYVFDLSDPGSDLYAADPDLVLCVLDHTVVFDEIPAVWTPDDVRKTVEAKLRLLGGLAERFSGTARGTLVLNTVPLPRPYTAQLVDYRSRAELGVIWREFNAGLLRLSADHPALVVLDLDPLVADGLPVTEPRMSVYAKAHLSVELLAGYAREAGHLARNLTGRTKKVLVLDMDETLWGGILGDDGPDGIEVSGSHRGEAFGAFQRVVRQLGSQGVLVAAVTKNDAELVRQVLTEKPDMTLRESDFVRVNANWRPKHDNLTELAGVLNLGTDSFVFADDSAYECGLVARELPGVTVLKLDAEPALHIDKLLRDGWFDTRQLSAEDRARTGLYRVEAARSDFLQSFSSIDDYLAELGVTVTLAAAADSELARVSQITLRTNQFNLTTQRLQPPQVAALAADPDAQVLVIASADRFGDNGTVGAVLTHRDSDGLHIDNFLLSCRVFSRGIEQACLSALLTHARETGAPAVHGTYRATAKNGNVRDFYPRSGFALVSEDDGTAHYRHDLTDIVPVPAHLRLTREFGTEAGDTTADLTGTGERS
- a CDS encoding phosphopantetheine-binding protein, which produces MNSIDEFATLVRDELGLAVTAEELGTSFDDLPGWDSLHLLWLLTVLERTTGRRVPLSDVLEAASLQGVYELAVAV
- a CDS encoding helical backbone metal receptor, whose product is MPRILSLVPSLTESLAETAPHLLVAATDWCTHPAGLDVPRIGGTKNPDVEKILALAPDLIVANEEENRAQDLDALRAAGREVLLTEIRSVPDAFRELERMLVDGCGLTRPAWLDAAEAAWQDVRPYEPRLRAVVPIWRRPWMALGRDTFAGDLLARLGVDHVYAGDAERYPRFDPAALPPADLVVLPDEPYRFTAEDGPEAFPGLPAALVSGRHLTWYGPSLAEAPEVIGRALRAAVR
- a CDS encoding 5'-3' exonuclease, which codes for MLLDTASLYFRAYFGVPESVKAPDGTPVNAVRGLLDFITRLVGDHSPASLVACMDADWRPQWRVDLIPSYKAHRVAEEPASEALSTEAVPDTLSPQVPVIEAVLDAVGIARLGVPGYEADDVIGTLAGASRTPVTIVTGDRDLFQLVDDARGVRVLYPRKGVGDCDTIDEETILVRYGVRAAQYADFAALRGDPSDGLPGVKGIGDKSAADLVTLYGDLAGVRAAAADPFSKLTPARRRNIAEAAAYLDVAPKVVRVASDVPLPDGFDARLPAEPANPEALEELAARWGLGGSLTRLLAALAA
- a CDS encoding 3-oxoacyl-ACP synthase III family protein, coding for MADVHIRSVGTALPGPPIDNAALARRLRMSGQWEQWVDVFIGTETRHLSVDLDTGEPRSSLADLAVTASRTALDRAGLGAGDIDLIVMGSALPDLLMPTTVNVVADRLGINQLPTYQLQSGCTGAVQALHLGVQLLGTGQYRNALVIGGDTTAKILDFDADFTRLSPDQMVNYVLFGDGAGAMVLSTEPGPGSAVVRHVLTRLTGQGRTPGQTVDWFGPADRTSSRPPLIEDYKAIEESVPALSVEILAELRAELGWENSDIDFLLPPQLSGRMTERIVKLLDVDSARQISCVQATGNNGNATPFFQVERALAEMTAGQRALCICVESSKWIKAGFAVERV